One genomic region from Candidatus Nomurabacteria bacterium encodes:
- a CDS encoding alpha/beta hydrolase gives MKQILIIHGGNSFSTYSAYLKYLKQHKLDYANLIYNQNWRSWIAGELPTYDVLTPTMPNSANAKFLEWSTYFEKMLSLLSSDFQLVGHSLGGMFLVKYLQKNPLKNKAKRIILIAPGYNDESKEEMGSFKIKSAKKIIKSSDNIHLFHSKNDPIVPI, from the coding sequence GTGAAACAAATCTTGATAATTCACGGAGGCAACAGCTTCTCTACTTACAGCGCTTATCTGAAATATTTGAAACAGCACAAACTTGACTATGCTAATCTAATTTATAATCAAAACTGGCGAAGCTGGATAGCAGGCGAACTTCCTACCTACGACGTTTTAACTCCGACAATGCCGAATTCAGCAAATGCAAAATTCTTAGAATGGTCTACTTACTTCGAAAAGATGCTAAGTTTGCTATCGTCAGATTTTCAACTAGTTGGTCACAGTTTAGGCGGAATGTTCCTAGTAAAATATCTACAGAAGAATCCGCTAAAAAATAAAGCCAAACGTATTATACTCATAGCTCCTGGTTATAACGACGAATCAAAAGAAGAAATGGGTAGTTTTAAAATTAAATCAGCTAAAAAGATTATTAAAAGTAGCGATAACATACATCTTTTTCACAGCAAAAACGACCCTATAGTACCCATTTAA
- a CDS encoding S8 family serine peptidase, with the protein MKKTIKFTCVVFLLLALSFVVFLKTKDHSPPPQTPTATPINTTSQPTTGSSTNSEQNNPATVTHTNTPKPKLIATSTTLRSNPNAPQIPYYLMSDANDPYYGSNWALSKIQVNRAWDLSIGDNTKTVAVIDSGFELNHEDLVNRWRSNLGESGQTQDGDNCWTGSAQDKSTNNCDDDNNGYIDDYRGYDFINNDNSPQAGTTNTSGDAVHHGTMVAGVIGATTNNNIGNSGIDQNVKILPLQIFSDDGEAYTNSVVSAIDYATDMHVNVINLSLGSDQFDQTLLSAIQRAISNNITVVGASGNCAMNNQTFCNALSAPGRMTYPALYPEVIAVGSSTNTDQRADYSGYGPQLDVIAPGSSVGPLPVYNNGSTNSYASGSGTSFSAPLVSGLVSILVAQNPGLTPKQVESILTESADTVPLMFNTNKTDEYGFGRINAHKATLLNLALMQDNLLGDQIDSPNQPAVGHIWRSASGSLGSDEIILIGCRIFATQSCGATIQNNGTYWLRPKSYLTRGGTQYIFAPSNSAPNGTWQVSVHNDQYANYVTSVTK; encoded by the coding sequence ATGAAAAAAACCATAAAATTTACCTGTGTTGTTTTTCTGTTATTAGCACTATCTTTTGTGGTCTTTTTAAAAACAAAAGATCATAGCCCACCACCTCAAACACCAACCGCTACTCCCATAAACACAACATCTCAACCAACAACAGGTAGCTCAACTAATTCTGAACAAAACAATCCAGCAACTGTAACACATACAAATACACCCAAACCCAAACTTATCGCAACATCCACAACGCTCAGAAGTAACCCAAATGCCCCACAAATACCTTACTATTTAATGAGTGACGCAAACGACCCATACTACGGTTCTAATTGGGCGCTATCAAAAATACAAGTCAACAGAGCTTGGGATCTATCGATTGGCGACAACACGAAGACTGTGGCCGTAATTGACTCTGGATTTGAACTTAATCACGAAGATTTAGTAAATCGCTGGCGCTCCAATCTCGGTGAATCGGGTCAAACTCAAGATGGTGACAACTGCTGGACTGGCTCCGCGCAGGACAAATCAACCAATAATTGTGACGATGATAACAATGGGTATATCGACGATTATCGTGGATACGATTTTATTAATAATGATAACAGTCCTCAAGCTGGAACAACCAATACATCTGGAGATGCAGTACATCACGGCACAATGGTTGCAGGTGTAATCGGCGCAACTACAAACAATAACATCGGCAACAGTGGTATCGATCAAAATGTTAAAATTCTTCCGTTACAAATCTTCAGTGACGATGGTGAAGCTTATACAAACAGCGTTGTTTCGGCCATTGACTATGCCACAGATATGCATGTTAATGTTATTAATCTTAGCCTAGGTTCTGATCAATTTGACCAAACACTACTAAGTGCCATCCAGAGAGCAATTAGCAATAATATCACTGTGGTTGGTGCGAGCGGTAATTGCGCAATGAATAATCAAACTTTTTGTAATGCACTTTCTGCACCAGGAAGGATGACCTATCCAGCCCTTTACCCAGAGGTGATTGCAGTTGGCTCGTCCACTAATACAGATCAACGCGCTGATTATTCAGGCTATGGCCCTCAATTAGATGTCATTGCCCCTGGTAGTTCTGTAGGACCTTTGCCTGTATACAACAATGGATCCACAAATTCCTACGCTTCAGGTAGTGGTACGTCATTTTCGGCGCCACTAGTGAGTGGATTGGTGTCAATATTAGTCGCCCAAAATCCCGGCCTTACACCAAAACAAGTAGAGTCAATTCTAACCGAAAGTGCTGATACAGTTCCGTTAATGTTTAATACCAATAAAACTGATGAGTACGGGTTTGGTAGAATAAATGCACACAAAGCTACCCTTTTAAACTTAGCCTTAATGCAGGACAATCTTTTGGGTGATCAAATAGATTCACCAAACCAGCCTGCCGTTGGCCATATTTGGCGATCAGCTTCTGGTAGTCTAGGTAGCGACGAAATCATACTGATAGGTTGTCGGATTTTTGCTACTCAATCTTGTGGTGCTACAATTCAAAATAATGGAACATACTGGCTTAGACCCAAAAGCTATCTAACTAGAGGCGGAACACAATATATATTTGCCCCAAGCAATAGTGCGCCCAATGGAACCTGGCAAGTTAGTGTGCATAATGATCAATACGCAAACTACGTAACAAGTGTTACAAAATAA
- a CDS encoding LemA family protein has protein sequence MMVLIIIGVIVVIGIVVALIYNGLVRSKVRVDEAWSDITVQLKRRTDLIPNLVETVKGYAKHEKSVFEEVTKARTAIMDAKGVKDTAHADNMFEGALKSLFAVAEAYPDLKANENYKQLQEELVDTEDKIQASRRFYNGAVRDLNTKIQVFPTNIFAGMLGFSAREFFEVEDRKSIEEPVQVKL, from the coding sequence ATGATGGTGTTAATAATAATTGGCGTAATAGTAGTTATCGGCATAGTGGTTGCACTTATTTATAATGGTTTAGTTAGATCAAAGGTTCGAGTTGACGAAGCCTGGAGTGATATTACCGTTCAGCTCAAAAGACGAACTGATTTAATCCCAAACCTTGTTGAAACCGTTAAGGGATATGCAAAACATGAGAAGAGTGTATTTGAAGAAGTAACCAAAGCTCGCACTGCTATCATGGATGCTAAAGGGGTTAAAGATACCGCACATGCTGATAACATGTTTGAGGGTGCGCTGAAGAGTTTGTTTGCCGTAGCAGAAGCATACCCAGACCTAAAGGCGAATGAAAATTACAAACAATTACAAGAAGAGCTTGTTGACACAGAGGATAAAATTCAGGCGTCTCGACGGTTTTACAATGGAGCCGTGCGAGATTTGAATACTAAAATTCAAGTTTTCCCGACAAACATTTTCGCTGGAATGCTAGGGTTTAGTGCTCGTGAGTTTTTTGAAGTTGAAGATCGTAAATCTATAGAAGAACCAGTCCAAGTAAAACTTTAG
- a CDS encoding M48 family metallopeptidase — protein sequence MYSEISANKRKTVFMMFFFIVLISGLAWAITSLLQLDQYVTYYVVIGALVYVLVSYYSSSKMMLSINGAKPISKKDNPRVYRIVENLAITEGLPMPKVYVINDPALNAFATGHNPNSASVAVTTGLLEVLNDAELEGVMAHEMGHVKNYDIRVSLVAFALVAVIGIMSDIILRLSWFADDEDNQFTILFGLIGALLAPLVAGLIQLAVSRKREYLADATGALTTRYPQGLASALKKIGSDGGIMKKQNSSTAHLFFANPLKKGSLSGLFSTHPPIEERIKRLNNMEDAV from the coding sequence ATGTATAGTGAGATTTCTGCAAATAAACGAAAAACCGTATTTATGATGTTTTTCTTTATTGTGTTGATTTCTGGGTTGGCCTGGGCAATAACTAGCTTGCTTCAGTTAGATCAATATGTGACATATTATGTTGTGATAGGGGCATTAGTGTATGTACTGGTGAGTTATTATTCTAGTTCCAAGATGATGTTGAGTATCAATGGAGCAAAACCAATTTCAAAAAAAGATAACCCAAGAGTCTATAGAATTGTTGAAAACCTTGCGATAACAGAAGGCTTACCGATGCCTAAAGTCTATGTCATTAACGATCCTGCACTGAATGCTTTTGCGACTGGACATAATCCAAATTCTGCATCTGTGGCTGTAACCACGGGATTGTTAGAAGTTTTGAATGATGCGGAGCTAGAAGGCGTGATGGCGCATGAAATGGGGCATGTAAAGAACTATGATATTCGCGTATCGTTGGTAGCTTTTGCGCTTGTAGCAGTCATCGGCATCATGTCAGACATAATACTGAGATTGAGTTGGTTTGCCGATGATGAAGATAATCAATTTACTATTTTGTTTGGGCTTATTGGTGCATTGCTGGCGCCACTGGTGGCTGGGTTGATACAGTTAGCGGTTTCTCGCAAACGAGAGTACTTGGCCGATGCAACAGGTGCGTTAACAACCAGGTATCCTCAAGGACTAGCCAGTGCACTCAAAAAAATTGGATCTGATGGTGGGATTATGAAAAAACAAAATAGCTCAACTGCTCATCTTTTTTTTGCAAATCCACTAAAAAAAGGTAGCCTGAGTGGTTTGTTCAGTACGCATCCACCCATTGAGGAGCGTATAAAGCGGCTGAACAACATGGAGGATGCAGTTTAA
- the ligA gene encoding NAD-dependent DNA ligase LigA: protein MTMSGQNKVDAKKRSEQLKELLKEYAHQYYNLDNPTVDDGIYDGLIRELKQIEQNYPELITADSPTQRVAGRPLDKFVKVQHSQPMISLNDVFSKSDVEAWVKRVDKLLPETQHQFFCDTKKDGLACAIVYEDGVLVRAITRGDTRIGEDVTQNVRTIKNVPLSLRAQKGCEAFLRGRTEVRGEIVMFKEDFDNLNQERKNKGLPIFANPRNLSAGTIRQLDPKLVAERPLHFVGYDLLREDPDQVATNIQAYQILEELGFYVSKEATVFDDLDDVMEFVDKWDKVRDDLPYIIDGLVIKLNNRRQYKKVGVVGKNPRGAVAYKFPAEQATTVVKDIVISIGRTGAATPVAVFNPVLVAGTTVRHASLHNADEIKRKDVRVGDTVVVYKAGDIIPQVERVILELRPTNSDVFDFEKELAQQYPELEFERPKNDVVYRAKGLTGQIILSRSIEHFASKSAMDIDSLGEKNVELLVKNKLVEDVADLYGLTIDDVVKLERFAEVSAQKLIDGINSKKNPSLPRFIYGLGIRHVGVQTAIDLANHFVEFDKLLNASIDELVSINGIGIVVAESIVAWFSDDNNQNLIAKFNSLGVAPQKATKVSGKLLGKSFVITGTLKSMGREIMAERIRAEGGIFQSSVGKDTTYLVTGDGVGASKLTKAKKLGTIILTEPDLLKMLDK from the coding sequence ATTACTATGAGTGGCCAAAATAAAGTCGATGCTAAAAAAAGATCTGAGCAACTAAAAGAGCTTCTTAAAGAGTATGCTCACCAGTACTATAATCTTGACAATCCAACGGTTGACGATGGTATTTATGATGGATTAATTCGTGAATTAAAACAAATTGAACAAAATTACCCAGAACTAATCACGGCAGATAGTCCAACTCAGAGGGTTGCTGGTAGGCCACTTGATAAATTTGTTAAAGTTCAACACAGTCAACCAATGATTTCACTGAATGATGTTTTTTCAAAATCTGATGTTGAGGCGTGGGTAAAGCGAGTTGATAAATTGCTTCCTGAAACACAACACCAGTTTTTTTGTGATACAAAAAAGGACGGTTTGGCCTGTGCAATTGTCTATGAAGATGGTGTTTTGGTTCGAGCCATAACTCGTGGTGATACCCGGATTGGCGAAGATGTAACCCAAAATGTACGAACAATAAAAAATGTCCCTTTGTCGTTGCGTGCACAAAAAGGGTGTGAAGCCTTTCTGCGGGGCAGAACCGAAGTGCGTGGTGAAATTGTGATGTTTAAAGAAGATTTTGATAATCTCAACCAAGAGCGCAAAAATAAAGGTTTGCCAATTTTTGCAAATCCAAGAAATCTAAGTGCCGGCACTATACGACAACTTGACCCAAAACTTGTTGCTGAAAGACCACTGCATTTTGTTGGATATGATTTACTGCGAGAAGACCCAGATCAAGTAGCTACGAACATTCAAGCATATCAGATATTAGAAGAATTAGGGTTCTATGTCAGTAAAGAAGCTACAGTTTTTGATGATTTAGATGATGTTATGGAATTTGTAGATAAGTGGGACAAAGTTCGTGATGACTTGCCGTATATAATTGACGGCTTGGTTATTAAGCTTAATAATCGTCGGCAGTATAAGAAAGTTGGTGTTGTTGGGAAAAATCCAAGAGGTGCTGTAGCCTATAAGTTTCCCGCAGAACAAGCAACAACAGTTGTTAAGGATATTGTAATTAGTATTGGTAGGACTGGTGCCGCAACTCCAGTTGCCGTATTCAATCCTGTATTGGTTGCCGGCACAACCGTACGTCACGCTAGTTTACATAATGCTGACGAGATAAAGCGCAAAGATGTTCGAGTTGGTGATACGGTAGTAGTATACAAAGCTGGCGATATTATTCCACAGGTCGAGAGAGTCATTCTTGAGTTGCGCCCAACAAATAGTGATGTTTTTGATTTTGAAAAGGAGCTAGCTCAACAGTATCCTGAGTTAGAATTTGAACGCCCTAAAAATGATGTTGTCTATCGAGCAAAAGGGCTAACTGGGCAGATAATATTGAGTCGATCAATTGAGCATTTTGCCAGCAAGTCGGCCATGGATATTGATTCTCTGGGCGAAAAAAATGTAGAACTATTAGTAAAAAATAAGCTGGTTGAAGATGTTGCAGATTTATACGGTCTGACCATTGATGATGTTGTTAAACTTGAACGTTTTGCTGAGGTTTCTGCTCAAAAATTGATAGATGGCATAAATTCCAAGAAAAACCCAAGTTTACCGCGATTTATTTATGGCCTAGGCATTCGGCATGTGGGGGTTCAGACTGCTATTGATTTAGCAAATCACTTTGTTGAGTTCGACAAATTATTGAATGCAAGTATTGATGAACTTGTGTCGATAAATGGTATCGGTATTGTAGTAGCAGAATCTATCGTTGCTTGGTTTTCGGACGACAATAATCAAAATCTCATTGCAAAATTTAATAGCCTTGGGGTAGCGCCCCAAAAAGCCACAAAAGTTAGTGGAAAATTACTTGGTAAAAGCTTTGTGATTACTGGAACCTTAAAATCTATGGGCAGAGAAATTATGGCAGAAAGAATACGAGCCGAAGGAGGAATATTCCAATCTAGCGTTGGTAAAGATACAACCTACCTAGTGACAGGTGATGGTGTAGGCGCATCAAAGTTAACCAAGGCTAAAAAGCTAGGCACTATAATTCTAACCGAGCCGGATTTACTAAAGATGCTTGACAAATAG
- a CDS encoding alpha/beta hydrolase, whose amino-acid sequence MQVIVNSLLVNYRIIGKEKETITMLHGWGDSLSTFDRIATTLSNKYTVILLDLPGFGGTQPPSQPWGLDEYAKFVADFSQKVGCQNLRAVVGHSNGGAIALRGLGSGVIRADKLVLLASAGIRNQYKGRKRGLRLAAKTAKLMTKPLPKQIQARLKKKAYGAIGSDLFVAEHLQDTFKRIITDDTQADAAKVRIPCLLIYGSEDTATPPEYGEIYHKAIGGSNLHIISGAGHFLHHTHTEQVSKLVEEFLK is encoded by the coding sequence ATGCAAGTAATTGTCAATTCCCTCTTGGTTAATTATAGGATTATTGGGAAAGAAAAAGAAACTATTACTATGCTTCATGGTTGGGGTGATTCGTTAAGTACATTTGATCGTATCGCAACAACACTGAGTAATAAATACACAGTAATCTTGCTTGATCTGCCTGGTTTTGGTGGTACCCAGCCCCCGAGTCAACCATGGGGGCTGGATGAATATGCAAAATTTGTAGCTGATTTTTCGCAAAAAGTGGGGTGCCAGAACTTGAGGGCAGTTGTTGGCCATTCCAACGGTGGCGCAATTGCACTACGGGGCCTCGGTAGCGGTGTGATACGTGCGGATAAACTTGTGCTTCTGGCATCTGCAGGAATTCGTAACCAGTATAAGGGCCGAAAGAGGGGTCTGCGCCTGGCTGCCAAGACAGCAAAGCTGATGACGAAACCTCTACCCAAACAAATACAAGCAAGATTGAAGAAAAAGGCGTACGGGGCAATTGGCTCAGATTTATTTGTGGCTGAACATCTTCAAGACACTTTTAAGCGCATCATTACTGACGACACACAGGCTGATGCGGCAAAAGTTCGCATTCCTTGTCTGCTTATATATGGTTCAGAAGATACCGCAACACCTCCTGAATACGGAGAGATTTATCATAAGGCAATCGGTGGTAGTAATCTGCATATTATTTCTGGCGCAGGTCATTTTCTGCACCACACCCATACTGAGCAGGTTTCTAAACTGGTAGAGGAGTTTCTAAAATGA
- a CDS encoding D-alanine--D-alanine ligase produces MKTIAVFFGGRSTEHDVSVVTALASIIKPLELSKQYKVEPVYIAKDGAWYWGEKLKDINLFSSGELNEFLHKAQPASVQFDGSMTLVKASGIAGRKKLQKIDIAFPAMHGTYGEDGSLMGLFRMANIPFVGCDMDAAVLCMDKVLAKQVAETNGVPVAKYEYLYRDTFARKTKDTLDGIEKSLRYPMFVKPAHLGSSIGISRVTNTQELQNAIEVASHYDDKVIVEEEVPNLIEVTLPIMGNEELRVASLERPLTKPEDFFDFETKYMQGGKKGGKKGGAKGSQGYSEVPAKLDQKLYDKAEELGRQVYRSLGCQGIARIDMLIDGKSGVVYFNEANPLPGGLYEHNWQASGVSSVELVLTLVRFAEERWQRQQQYATVFNTNYLNQF; encoded by the coding sequence ATGAAAACTATCGCGGTATTTTTTGGCGGACGTTCCACCGAGCACGATGTTTCGGTAGTGACGGCCCTCGCAAGTATCATTAAACCCCTAGAACTCAGCAAACAATACAAAGTAGAACCGGTGTATATCGCCAAGGACGGCGCTTGGTATTGGGGCGAGAAGCTCAAAGACATTAACCTATTTAGTAGCGGTGAATTGAATGAATTTCTACACAAAGCTCAACCGGCCAGTGTGCAGTTTGATGGCAGTATGACACTCGTCAAAGCCTCTGGTATTGCTGGTCGCAAGAAGCTACAAAAGATTGATATTGCATTTCCGGCGATGCATGGCACCTATGGTGAAGACGGCAGCTTGATGGGATTGTTTCGGATGGCGAATATTCCTTTTGTTGGTTGTGATATGGATGCTGCGGTGTTGTGCATGGACAAGGTTTTGGCCAAGCAAGTAGCCGAGACGAATGGAGTTCCAGTCGCTAAGTACGAGTATCTATACCGAGATACTTTTGCGAGAAAGACGAAAGACACGCTCGACGGCATCGAAAAATCTTTGCGCTATCCGATGTTTGTGAAGCCGGCACATCTTGGTTCGAGTATTGGCATATCTCGTGTGACAAATACCCAAGAGCTACAGAATGCCATAGAAGTGGCATCACATTATGACGATAAGGTAATCGTTGAGGAAGAAGTACCAAACTTGATAGAAGTGACGTTGCCAATTATGGGCAATGAAGAACTACGGGTAGCATCGTTAGAGCGCCCGTTAACAAAGCCAGAGGACTTCTTTGACTTTGAAACAAAATATATGCAAGGCGGCAAAAAGGGCGGTAAAAAAGGTGGCGCCAAAGGGTCACAGGGCTACAGTGAAGTGCCAGCCAAGTTGGACCAGAAGTTGTACGATAAGGCCGAAGAGCTTGGGCGACAAGTTTACAGATCGCTTGGTTGTCAGGGAATTGCCCGTATCGATATGTTGATTGACGGTAAATCAGGAGTTGTCTACTTCAACGAGGCCAATCCACTACCTGGTGGACTGTATGAACATAACTGGCAAGCCTCTGGCGTGAGCAGTGTGGAACTTGTACTAACACTTGTACGCTTTGCCGAAGAGCGTTGGCAGCGCCAGCAACAATACGCCACCGTATTTAATACAAATTATCTTAATCAGTTTTGA
- a CDS encoding aminotransferase class IV yields the protein MNNTKVFFSKDIVEFNQASLSIASSAVLYGLSVYTVFPINLTSKGLMAFRLKDHFRRLQESSKIIGIDDFLKEWDYPKFEDAVKQLASANMIDEDVFVRATVHVVDAVPGTKSRGLKTILTMFIYPAHPILPQKNARLKTSVWRRVPDFAIPARAKVNGAYINSVLAKQDAIDSGYDDCVFLDTQGHVCELSAANIFLVREGIIITPSRTSDLLEGINRRTIIELAEAQSIKVEQRTVDLTELYIADEVFACGTSAFVSSISEVDARKIGDGNTGALTTKLAQLHYDLLHGKGALATKYLTKV from the coding sequence ATGAATAACACTAAAGTTTTTTTCAGTAAAGACATTGTGGAATTTAACCAAGCAAGCTTGAGTATTGCTAGTTCGGCAGTGCTTTATGGGTTGAGTGTTTATACTGTCTTTCCGATAAATCTTACTTCAAAGGGATTGATGGCTTTTAGGTTGAAAGATCATTTTCGTAGACTCCAAGAATCTTCTAAAATCATTGGAATTGATGACTTCTTGAAAGAATGGGATTATCCAAAATTTGAAGATGCCGTCAAGCAGTTAGCTAGTGCTAATATGATTGATGAGGATGTTTTTGTGCGCGCAACCGTACATGTTGTTGATGCGGTGCCAGGCACTAAGTCAAGAGGCCTAAAAACAATCCTAACTATGTTTATTTATCCTGCGCACCCAATTTTGCCCCAAAAGAATGCTCGATTAAAGACCAGTGTTTGGCGACGCGTTCCGGACTTTGCCATTCCGGCTAGGGCAAAAGTGAACGGAGCATACATAAACTCAGTACTCGCTAAGCAAGATGCAATAGATAGCGGTTATGATGATTGTGTATTCTTGGATACACAAGGTCATGTCTGTGAACTTTCGGCCGCTAATATTTTTCTAGTTAGAGAAGGGATTATAATTACCCCAAGCAGAACTAGTGATTTGCTTGAAGGAATAAATAGGCGTACCATCATTGAGTTAGCGGAAGCTCAGAGCATAAAAGTTGAACAACGAACTGTTGATCTAACGGAGCTGTATATTGCCGATGAGGTATTTGCGTGCGGAACCTCCGCATTTGTATCAAGTATATCTGAGGTAGACGCGCGCAAAATTGGAGATGGCAATACTGGCGCATTAACCACTAAGCTCGCACAGTTGCATTATGATCTCTTGCATGGCAAGGGTGCATTGGCTACCAAATATTTAACTAAAGTTTAA